One genomic window of Bradyrhizobium sp. B124 includes the following:
- a CDS encoding LysR substrate-binding domain-containing protein, with product MLDPVQLETFLTVVQTQNFTEAGRRLGLKQSTVSQHIRKLEAAAGRRLFVRDTHSVVLTADGEAMTGFARPILEANARARDYFAGSQVRGKVRFGAAEDFASSRLPDLLRDFVRRHPQVDLELTIGLSAVLYQQLDAGELDLVLGKRRPGDAAGQLVWQDRLVWTAAPGMRPDPGEPLPLILYAPPSVSRSVVLEAMERFGRPWHIVCSSGSLSGLRAAALAGLGITPQAQGLIPDGLEAMPASGLPPLGDVEFVVRTARRTKRGPAVELAQAITERGGRLRP from the coding sequence ATGCTCGACCCGGTCCAGCTCGAAACCTTCCTGACCGTGGTGCAGACCCAGAACTTCACCGAGGCCGGCCGCCGCCTCGGCCTGAAGCAGTCGACCGTGAGCCAGCACATCCGCAAGCTCGAGGCCGCGGCCGGCCGTCGCCTGTTCGTGCGCGACACCCATTCGGTCGTGCTCACTGCCGACGGCGAGGCGATGACGGGCTTTGCGCGCCCGATCCTGGAGGCCAATGCCCGCGCCCGCGATTACTTCGCGGGGTCGCAGGTCCGCGGCAAGGTCCGGTTCGGTGCCGCGGAGGATTTTGCCAGCTCCCGCCTGCCCGATCTGCTGCGCGACTTCGTCCGCCGCCATCCGCAGGTCGATCTCGAGCTGACGATCGGCCTCAGCGCCGTGCTGTACCAGCAACTCGACGCCGGCGAGCTCGATCTCGTGCTGGGCAAGCGCCGGCCCGGCGACGCGGCGGGGCAATTGGTGTGGCAGGACCGCCTGGTATGGACCGCCGCGCCGGGCATGCGGCCCGATCCCGGCGAGCCGCTGCCCCTGATCCTCTACGCGCCGCCGAGCGTCAGCCGCAGCGTGGTGCTGGAGGCGATGGAACGGTTCGGACGGCCCTGGCACATCGTCTGCTCCAGCGGCAGCTTGAGCGGCCTGCGCGCCGCGGCGCTCGCCGGTCTCGGCATCACCCCGCAGGCGCAGGGCCTGATCCCGGACGGCCTGGAAGCGATGCCGGCGTCAGGCCTGCCGCCGCTCGGCGACGTCGAGTTCGTGGTCCGCACCGCCCGCCGGACCAAACGCGGCCCGGCGGTCGAACTGGCGCAGGCGATCACGGAACGCGGCGGTCGGCTGCGGCCGTAG